The stretch of DNA AAACAATTTCTCTGTATGCATTTTGTCCTCCCATCCATGCTTCAATATCATATGTTTTTGCTGAGACCTTTCCCATATCTCCTGAAGATAGTAGCATTACTCTATGAGGAATTTCCAAATTCTGATAAAATTCTTCAGCAACTGCTAACATGTTTTCATGCTCTTTCCAAGAATCTTCAGGTCTTGAAAAAACAAACTGCTCAATCTTATCAAATTGATGAACTCTAAAAATTCCCTTTTGATCTCTTCCATGTGCTCCTGCTTCTTTTCTAAAACATGGACTAATTCCTGCATATTTTAATGGCAAATCTTTCCCTTCAAGAATTTCTTTTGATCTCATTGCCGCCATAGCATGTTCAGACGTACCAATCATGTACAAATCTTCATCTTCTACTTTGTAGATGACTTCTTCAAAATCATCTGCAATGACAGCTCCCTCCATAGATTCTCGATTAATCATGTATGGTGGTTGAACTAAAGAATATTCTTTTTTTGCCAGATAATCTAACCCATAATGAATTAGTGATTGATTTAATCTTACAAGATCATTTTTCAAATAATAGAATCTGGCTCCTGCAACTTTTGCAGCTCTTTCAAGATCTACTAAATCTAAATTTTCTGAAATATCTATATGATCATTAATTTTGAAATCAAATTCGGGGAGTTTTCCCCAGTTCTTTATCTCTTTATTTGCTGTTTCATCTGGTCCAATAGGAACCGATTCATGAATGAGATTTGGAATTGTTAATGCTAATTTAGAATATTTATTTTCAATGTCCAATTGCTCTGATTCTAATTTTGATTGTTCTTCAGAAATTTCTATCATTTTATTTAATATCTGGCTTGTATTTTCTCCTGCTTTTTTCATTTTTGCAATTTGTATACCTGTCTCATTTTTCTTTTTTCGTAATTCGTCAGTCTTGATAATAAATTCACGTCTTTTTTTATCTGATTCAATTAACCCATCCAAATCAAAATCTACGGATCTTGCTTTTAGCATATCCCGAATGATCTGGGGTTTTTCTTTGATTAATTTTGGATCTAACATTATTGTATCACCTTTAATGCAACTTGAATATGTTCCATAACTTCATCAACTGTACTAGTGAGCTGCTTCATATTCTTTTTACTTTCAAAATTAAAAATTAATTTGTTATCAATATTTTTAACATTGAGACTTAATCCTTCTGGAAAATTCACATTATCTGGTTCTAGTGCTTTTTTCACTGTTTCAGCTTTTTCTTTAGATATGTTATTGAGTATTACCTGAACTTGACACGTTAACGACATTTACTTCCAAATAGTTGAGGAATTCATCCAATTTGTCTTTAGTTATTTTAGCTCCTGCTGCTGCATTATGACCGCCCCCAATACCATCAAATTTTTCAGCCCCTGTTTTCATAATTTCACTAAGATTGATGTCTGATGTACATCCAAATGATTTTCTAGATGAGAACTTTATTGTATTTTCTTCAGCCTTTGTTCTCAAAATTACAATTTTCCCTGAATTTTTTGGAGAACCTGCTATGAGTGACGAAATTGTACCAGTCATTGTTTCTGGAACTATGTCTTCACCATTTACCATTACACATGTTTCACTTTCTGAAATTCTCCATCTTTCATTGGATAAAATATTCATGTATTCTCTAATCATCTTTCTATAATCTATGAGAATCGTTTCAGCCTCTCTTAAGATCTTATTTCGATCACCCATACAAACTGCCATTCCAACCCCTGAACGATTTATTCTTCCACAAGAGTTTAACATTGTTGAAAATTCTCTTCCATCCCGTAAGAAACTCCGATTATCTTCTCTTGGAAATGTATACGTATATCCAATCAATTCTGTCATAATTTCAGTAACATTTTTCCCAGAAGCAAATTTTGTAATTGCCTCAATCACTTGTCTTTTTTCATCTTCGTTTAATTCGGCTGGAACTCTCCATCTTCCCTCTTCTTTCAAATTAATTCCTGCAGAATTTAGGATGGAAAAACATGCATCTCTATTCCAAGTTAATCCTTCAATAAATGGCTGAGATGTAAATGCTAAGGCATCTGCAAGTGGTCTTGTTTCTCGTCCTACCAATAATAAATCCAAATCTATGTCGACTAAACCTTGTTCTTTTGCAATATTGGCTATTTCAAAATTTTTCCCTGTAAATGATTTTCTTTCTCCTTGGTCTTGCCTATCTCCTAATGCTGAAACAACAGCAATTGCTGACAAATCTGTATTTCTTTCATCTAATGCCACTGAGGCCAAATATGCCATTCCTCCAGCACATATTTCCAAACCCCCATCAATTCCATACTTCCATGAATTTATTACATTTTGATTCTCTTTTTCTTCATCTGAAATTTGATGATGATCTAGAACAATCCAATTATCTCCAAGTGTTTTATCTAATTCCTTTGCAAAACCTCCGCCCAAATCCGTTACTATATGAAAATCTCTGGAATCTGTTTTGAGCGATTCTAGAACATTTTTGCTAAATTCTTTTGAAGTTCTAACAGTACAATTTGCTCCTGCTCTAATTAGCGCTTTAGTAATTATACTTCCTGAAGTTAATCCATCACAATCAATATGGGTTGTAACTGATATTGATTTTTTTGATTTTATACAATCTGAAATTTTATCTTTGAAAAATGAAAGTGATTCATCAAGTGATTTTGTCATTACTCTAGTTGAGCAACCACGGATTTATACTTCCATGTTTTGGAAATTCTTCCAATTCTTTTGTAGTAAACTGATAGTCTGTGAACCTTGGCTTCAATTAACTCCAAAGATCTGACATTTCTGTTATCTCCTTTGTTAGCTTTGAGATGTTTCTGAAGACCTACTGCTTTTCTTACAATATTTTCAAGATCTTCTGGCATTTCAGCTTTCAAATCGTTTTCCTCTAAAATTTGACCCATGCTTTTCTTTGTAATTGGTTTGATTAGAGGAATGGAATGTTGATCTCTTAATTTAATTCCGATCTGACTTGGAGTCAAACCATCTTTAGAGTATTTTATTACAAGTTCTTCAATTTCTGCAGGACTTTGAGTAATCCATGATGGTGCACGAAGTGTAGCTGGTCTAATAGAATGTGATTTTCCATGTCTGTGTGTATGCATTCGTCCCATAATTTGGCTCATTATGGTAGAGAATTAAACGTTACTTATACTGATCTCGTACATTGAACCCGATTTTGGGGTTCAGAATAAAAGTTAAATAAGTCTCTGGCGCCAAAACGAGCAGGTAAACGGTATGAATACAAAAATACTATTAGCAGCATCCTTACTAGCTGTCTTCGCTATCGGAATCTATGCAGAAAATGCAGTTGCATTTGCACAATACATGGGTAACGTTGGTAGTGAAGGAGAAACCGGATCATACACATTAGAAGAAGCACTTGAGATTCAAGCAAGAAGAATCGCAGCAGCTGAAGCAAACCCCTCTTCTGGTTCAGGAACTCCATATCTTGATGCCAGTGGTGTAGTTGGTGCAGCAGTTATTGCTGGTGCAGTATTCGGTGGTATTGCTGGAGCATTCTTCCTTAGAGGAAGATCTGGCAAATACGCAGCAATGGGAAGAGGATAAACAAACCTCACTTTTCTCTTATTTTATTATCTATCTCTAGTGTATACTGAATGAAATTTTTACTTCATTTGAAATACTGATCTCGTACCTTTATGATAATAAAAGAAATGTATATATCGCACAAATAGAGCCAAATTATTATGATTCCTATCGTAGGTACTTTCCTAAGCATCCTGTCTTCAATTACAGGACAACTAGGACCAAACTATGATCCATTATTTTACGATGTAATGATTTACATCTTCGGAACCATTATGTTCACAATATTCCTTCTAGGAATTATCTCATTCTGGTTACGTGTACACGGCTGGGCTTACAAAGACAACCGTGAAAGATGGGTTGATGAATTAGACAGACACTTTGAAAGAGAAGGTATCGGTCTTATTCCAGACAACGGCAAATACTGGTAAGATTACCAGCTTTCATCTTTTCATTATTTTTAATACCTTTCAGTGAAAACTATGGTATTTTTAGAGTTCAAATTATTAGAACAATTTTTTACAAAGTCTACAGATGTTAATTTTCTAATTCTGGAAGGAAGTCTTTGTCTTTAGATGAATCGTAATCCTTTGTAGTGAATACTCCCTTGTAGTGATATCCATCTTGTAATGGCGTATTGATGAATTGAGCAGATTCTTTATCATTTACATAAAATGTTGATTTATCCTGATCCATGTCTCTTAGAGGAAAATCCCACATCCACAAAAAGTGACCAATTTCCCATGGATACTCTTCTTCCCATTCTACATAGATAGTGCCATCATCTGTTAATGTATACATGGTCCTTTTACATTCTCCATCATTTAGTCCTGCGTTAATGTTTGCAGGAATTGGTGTTTGAAGACCATCAATAATTAACTCTAAAGTGACTTTCATTTTGTATGGCGTCTCTCTATCATTGATACAAACTTTGAGAGGATCATTTTGGCTAAACTGTCCTTGGAGAACACTGCTTGTCACTCCAACTGATATGGCAATCACTGCAGTGATTGCTAGAAATCTGATGGTTTTCTTCCTTTTGTATGGATCGCCCATTCCAGGGTATTTCATCGTGATGACTTTAACCAGATTCCTTAAAGTCCTTTCTTTTACTCATACATGATTTCAATTGTATCACATTGGTCTTGATGATCTGCTAGGAAATAGGTTATTTCATCAGAATCGATTTCAAGCCATTCTGACTCTCCTTTGTATGGAAGATAATCTTCGATAAACAAATCCCCTTCACCCGAAACTCTTACAACAATTTTTTCAGTTTTTGGTTTTATCTCAAAAGGCAATTTCAAAACTTTTCCTCTTCTTTGATTTTGTATGTTTACTTTGTATTTATCAGAGCGAAATTCTGTTTCTCCAAAAAAATAACTTTGAAAAATATCTAATTTTGTAATTTTGAAACTAAGCATATTTTCATTAAAATTTTCTAGAAGATAAAACTTGGTTTGTTTACTTACGCTTAACGTAAGAAGAATCTAATAAATGAAAAGGAAAAGGTTGGGTTGTTTAGATTACTTGCCAGGGTCGGGTTGCAAACGTAATGACATAACCAACACCAATCATAATTGATTGATATGCGATGTTAGTATATGGGATTGGTTTGATAATTGGATCTCCTTCAACAACTACTGTTTGACCTGGACCAAGTCCTGGACCAACTTTTGCTACATTGAGTTGGGTGTGTACATGGTATACACCTGCTTCAAGTGCTTTGGCTGATAGTGAGTATTCTTGGACTGAGTTGCCTGGAATGTCAAAGACGTTTCCTGGTGGATCTCTTGCCAACATCTCCCATCTGTTACCTGCGTTGGTTGACTCTGTGAAAATGGATAGCCATCCTCTTAGGTCTCTTTCTACTAAACTAACTAAAGTTCCTTGAAGTGTCAAGGTTTCGCCAGTTTGTAGGGATTGTCTGTTGAAGGTTTCATCCTCAATTCTGATGAAACGACTCTGGAGTTGTGCTTGGACACCGTGTGCATCTGCAGTTGGAAGTACGGATTCAACCCAGTTGAAACCTAAGGTTCCTAGTGCAAGTACTACAGCAAGTCCAAATACGAAAATTCTTTTTTCGACCATAGTTATCCCTAATATTGAGGAGACAATACACGTCGTTATATGTTTTACCTTGATAACGAGGATCGATGCTCAACACATTGTTTATCTTTGATGTATAACAACCAAACTGTAACAAAATCAATCAAAATATTATTTATTAAAAATAATTATCTATAATATTTACATTTATTTTCTAAATTTATCAAATATTTTTGAAATATTATGTTCTTTTTAGAACTCTTACTTTATATTTCCAATTCACATGATTGTAAACATGGCACAGATGCCCGCATTAATCCCAAAAGAAGTTGAGATCCAGAGACTAAAGAAAATCTGGCTCATCGTTATTGCTATGGGTTCTACTGCAGCATCAGTCGAAGTTGATAACTTCGTTGATGGTTCTTTGCATCAAACCTCTATCAGAGATAGTGCTTTCACACCAGCTCACTGGTGGCTATATTCCCACTTCATCACATTACCACTTGGATGGGGAGCAGCAGCAATCTACGATAGAAAAATTCCAGTTCTTAGAGGCCCAAATAATTCAATGAACACTGGATTGAAGATGACCATTCTAGGTTACCTTGCAACCATGTTTACTATTGGTGTCAATGAGATGTGGCATTTCTGGTTTGTAGAAGAAATCTTTGCAGTTCCAAATCACTGGATGTTTAACATGGGAGTCGTAGTGGCTTTCATGGGTGCACTTGCATACGTAGTTAGAGTATATGCTCGACTTGTAGAACTTGGTGCAGAAACTCCAGGAGAAAACCCATACGTTGCAGAGATGTACAAGATGGCCTTAGAAGGCAAATTGTACAGCAGAGCAATTCCTTAGAAAAAGTGCATTAGCACATTTTTTTCTTTTATTATTTTTCGTCAAGCCGTAGATCGTACTTAGACCCTCAGTTTAAGAAAGACTTAAAAGGATTCTGAATTAGAATAATTCCATAATGACTCTTCCTAAAGGATTCGGTTCTGGCGGTGGCGGTGGATCATCTAGCGCTGACGTAGAACGAATGATTGGAAAACGCGTTGAAAACATGACTGGTATGATTACAATTTCATTCTGGGCAGCATGGCTTGCAACCTTTGGTGGTACTGCAGCAGGATACTTCTATTATCCATGGGCATATCCAACTCAAAGTGGTCACTTTGCATTCATCGTATTGACAATCATTGAGGCAATAGGTTACATCTTCTGTGTTAAAGTCATGGAAGAAGGTTCCAACAAAAATAGTAATGGTATTGTTGGCGGCAGTGTTGCTGCAGTTACAGCAGGTACTATCTTCATATCACTATACGTTGGTAACTAGAAGGAAACCCCTTCAGACACTTCTTTTTCATTTTCCTTTTTAATTAGAAATGACGATCTTCATCACACTCTAAAATTTTATATACTGACCGTTTCTTCAACTTCATATGGTCTGGTTAAGACGATGTACACACTACTTATTCATAGTAGTAGTTGCAGTTAACTCAACACTGTTAACAATTAATGCAGGAGACTACATCTTCTACACTGACTGGGCTTGGACTTCGTACACGGTATTCTCAATATCGCAAACGTTGATGCTTATTGTAGGTGCAACATATTACCTAACATTTACAGGCGTTCCAGGCACAGCAACGTACTACGCTCTAATTATGACAGTATACACATGGGTAGCAAAAGGTGCATGGTTTGCACTTGGATATCCATATGACTTCATTGTAACTCCAGTTTGGTTGCCATCAGCAATGCTGTTGGACTTAGTCTACTGGGCAACAAAGAAGAACAAGCACTCCTTGATACTGTTCGGCGGCGTACTAGTAGGAATGTCATTACCATTGTTCAACATGGTAAACCTGATAACAGTAGCAGACCCACTAGAAACGGCATTCAAGTATCCAAGACCAACATTGCCACCATATATGACACCAATCGAACCGCAAGTAGGTAAGTTCTATAACAGCCCAGTTGCTCTCGGTGCAGGTGCAGGTGCAGTATTGGCATGTACATTTGCAGCCTTAGGTTGTAAACTGAACACTTGGACATACAGATGGATGGCCGCTTGGTCAAAGTGGGACTAAAAATCCAACCTTTTCCTTTTCATTTTATTATCTTCTCTTAGAGTATTCTCTAAATTTCAAAAATATTTTTCAAAATTTTTCCTGTTTACAAAATTTGTATTTAACCTATTTTACAACTAGAAAAAAGTTAGTTCAAGATCAAATAATTTCACCCAAGGATCTGATAATGAATTATGTGATAATGATTATTGAAACAAGTCTTTGATCAAATTTCGCCTGTAATTCCAAAACCCTTTGTAAAATGGGCTGGCGGAAAACGTCAACTTATTCCAATTCTAAATGAAAATTTGCCAAAAACTTTTGGTACTTATTTCGAACCTTTCTTGGGAGGCGGGGCTTTACTTTTTCATATGTTAACTGAACGTCAAGATCAAAAATGTAGTATTTCAGATTTAAATTCTGATTTGGTTTTGTCATATACTACAATTAGAGATAGAGTTGAATCTCTGATCTCTTCTCTGAAAAATCATGAAAAAAACTATCAGAAAGATTCTAAATCTTATTACTATTCAATACGAGAAAGTAATCCAAGAAGCCAGATCGAAAAGACATCCAGACTACTCTTTTTGAATAGGACCTGTTTCAATGGATTATATCGAGTAAATAGTAAGGGGAAATTTAATGTCCCCCTTGGAAAATACTCAAATCCAAATATTGTAAATGAAGATAATCTTCGTTCAGTTAGTCATATTTTGCAATCAAGTAAAGTATCCATTAAGTGTAGAGATTTTGAGGCAGTTTTACGAGATGCCAAAAAAGGTGATCTTGTATATTTTGATCCTCCATATCAACCAGTTAGTGACACTGCTAATTTCACCAGTTATACAAACAAGGATTTCACATATGATGATCTTAGTAGGTTGGCAGAACTTTGTATAGATTTGAATTCTAAAGGATGTAAGGTTCTCTTATCAAATTCAAACTCTAAAGAAGTTGCAGAAATGTTCTCATCTAAACCATGGAAAGTAAATAAAATTCGGGCTAATCGTTCAATCAATTCTAATTCCAAAAAACGAACTGGTCATTTTGAATTATTGATTAGAAATTATTAGAAGCTTCGAACGGGATCTGAAC from Nitrosopumilus sp. encodes:
- a CDS encoding DHH family phosphoesterase yields the protein MTKSLDESLSFFKDKISDCIKSKKSISVTTHIDCDGLTSGSIITKALIRAGANCTVRTSKEFSKNVLESLKTDSRDFHIVTDLGGGFAKELDKTLGDNWIVLDHHQISDEEKENQNVINSWKYGIDGGLEICAGGMAYLASVALDERNTDLSAIAVVSALGDRQDQGERKSFTGKNFEIANIAKEQGLVDIDLDLLLVGRETRPLADALAFTSQPFIEGLTWNRDACFSILNSAGINLKEEGRWRVPAELNEDEKRQVIEAITKFASGKNVTEIMTELIGYTYTFPREDNRSFLRDGREFSTMLNSCGRINRSGVGMAVCMGDRNKILREAETILIDYRKMIREYMNILSNERWRISESETCVMVNGEDIVPETMTGTISSLIAGSPKNSGKIVILRTKAEENTIKFSSRKSFGCTSDINLSEIMKTGAEKFDGIGGGHNAAAGAKITKDKLDEFLNYLEVNVVNVSSSGNTQ
- a CDS encoding methane monooxygenase/ammonia monooxygenase subunit B, encoding MVEKRIFVFGLAVVLALGTLGFNWVESVLPTADAHGVQAQLQSRFIRIEDETFNRQSLQTGETLTLQGTLVSLVERDLRGWLSIFTESTNAGNRWEMLARDPPGNVFDIPGNSVQEYSLSAKALEAGVYHVHTQLNVAKVGPGLGPGQTVVVEGDPIIKPIPYTNIAYQSIMIGVGYVITFATRPWQVI
- a CDS encoding ammonia monooxygenase, producing the protein MVWLRRCTHYLFIVVVAVNSTLLTINAGDYIFYTDWAWTSYTVFSISQTLMLIVGATYYLTFTGVPGTATYYALIMTVYTWVAKGAWFALGYPYDFIVTPVWLPSAMLLDLVYWATKKNKHSLILFGGVLVGMSLPLFNMVNLITVADPLETAFKYPRPTLPPYMTPIEPQVGKFYNSPVALGAGAGAVLACTFAALGCKLNTWTYRWMAAWSKWD
- a CDS encoding DNA adenine methylase, coding for MKQVFDQISPVIPKPFVKWAGGKRQLIPILNENLPKTFGTYFEPFLGGGALLFHMLTERQDQKCSISDLNSDLVLSYTTIRDRVESLISSLKNHEKNYQKDSKSYYYSIRESNPRSQIEKTSRLLFLNRTCFNGLYRVNSKGKFNVPLGKYSNPNIVNEDNLRSVSHILQSSKVSIKCRDFEAVLRDAKKGDLVYFDPPYQPVSDTANFTSYTNKDFTYDDLSRLAELCIDLNSKGCKVLLSNSNSKEVAEMFSSKPWKVNKIRANRSINSNSKKRTGHFELLIRNY
- a CDS encoding methane monooxygenase/ammonia monooxygenase subunit C, with the translated sequence MAQMPALIPKEVEIQRLKKIWLIVIAMGSTAASVEVDNFVDGSLHQTSIRDSAFTPAHWWLYSHFITLPLGWGAAAIYDRKIPVLRGPNNSMNTGLKMTILGYLATMFTIGVNEMWHFWFVEEIFAVPNHWMFNMGVVVAFMGALAYVVRVYARLVELGAETPGENPYVAEMYKMALEGKLYSRAIP
- the serS gene encoding serine--tRNA ligase; this translates as MLDPKLIKEKPQIIRDMLKARSVDFDLDGLIESDKKRREFIIKTDELRKKKNETGIQIAKMKKAGENTSQILNKMIEISEEQSKLESEQLDIENKYSKLALTIPNLIHESVPIGPDETANKEIKNWGKLPEFDFKINDHIDISENLDLVDLERAAKVAGARFYYLKNDLVRLNQSLIHYGLDYLAKKEYSLVQPPYMINRESMEGAVIADDFEEVIYKVEDEDLYMIGTSEHAMAAMRSKEILEGKDLPLKYAGISPCFRKEAGAHGRDQKGIFRVHQFDKIEQFVFSRPEDSWKEHENMLAVAEEFYQNLEIPHRVMLLSSGDMGKVSAKTYDIEAWMGGQNAYREIVSCSNCLEYQARRLKIRFRDKTNEDTQYVHTLNSTLIATTRVLVSIMENNQTKDGHIKIPTVLQSYMGNQKEI
- a CDS encoding KEOPS complex subunit Pcc1, encoding MSLTCQVQVILNNISKEKAETVKKALEPDNVNFPEGLSLNVKNIDNKLIFNFESKKNMKQLTSTVDEVMEHIQVALKVIQ
- a CDS encoding 30S ribosomal protein S15, with the translated sequence MGRMHTHRHGKSHSIRPATLRAPSWITQSPAEIEELVIKYSKDGLTPSQIGIKLRDQHSIPLIKPITKKSMGQILEENDLKAEMPEDLENIVRKAVGLQKHLKANKGDNRNVRSLELIEAKVHRLSVYYKRIGRISKTWKYKSVVAQLE